The [Clostridium] colinum genome includes the window TTGTTATTATAATAATGAGCAAATATTAAATTTTATTTTTAATTCAATGGAAATTAAGTAAAAATTTTTATTAATTTTAACATTTTTACTAAAATATTATAAATATTTATAAGTTTTGTTATAATATTATAAAAGAGCATATTTTTAACCTTATATATTTTGGTTAAAATTTATTTTATTATATTTTATTAAATATGCTCTTTTTTTATTTTAATTTTATTATAATTTTTTTAAACTTTATTTTTTTACTATAAAATTTATTATAGGATCTAGTTTTGTTAAATTAAATATTTTAATTTTTTATACTATTTTTTATATCTTCGTACATATTCTTTTCTTTATTATATATATTTTTAATATCTGAAGATATTTTTTGTTTAGTAGTTTTATTTTCGTTTCCTTTTATATTTTCTGCACCTTTCATACCAGGTCCAAATCGATTGTTAGAAGAATTATTAGTTTTTTCATATCCATTATAATAATTTTTATCATAAGTATTAGATTCAATATTATAATCATCTGTATTATATCTATATCCGTCAAAAACGCCGTTAATATTATTTGAAACATTAGAACCAGTAGTATTTTCTACCATTGTAGTATTTTCTGAATTATCATTATTATTGGAATTATTACATCCAGTTGAAAGTAATCCAATTAAAAATAAACTAATAGATAATAATTTTTTTCTTTTCATATATAAAATCCTCCTTGAATTTATACATTTATTATAGTATTATTTTGTTCATTAATTTAAAAAATAATACTGAAAGATAAAGTATTATTTGAATATATTTAGTATTTTTGTTAAATTTTATCTATAATATATTAATAAAAATAATTAAAAATATATTTTAATATTTATTAAAATTAAACAAAAATATTTATATATAGTATATATAAAAAGTTGTGTAAAATATACTAAAATATATACGTATATTTGTATAAAATAACTATTTTACTGTTAAAAATATTAAAGTGGTTGACTTTTTTATAAAATAGAGATATAATTTTTTTATTAAAATATTAATGTTTGTGTTTATTTATCATAAAAAATAGACATTATTTTTATATATCATAATAGTATTTAGGTATAATATTTTTAATTTTATACAAAATTTATAATATTATTGATGTTTATTTTTTTAAAATATTATATATTTAAAAGGAGAATAAAACTATGGTAGAAAAAACTATTACTATAAAAAATAAAGTAGGTTTACATATGCGTCCAGCAGGAGAGTTTGCTAAATTAGCTACAAAATGTACATCAGATGTAAAAATTGTTCATAATGGCAAAGACATAAATGCTAAAAGTGTTTTAAATATTATGGCTGCAGCTATTAAATTTGGAGATAGTATTACTATCAAATGTGATGGTGCTAACGAAGCAGAAGATTTAAAATTATTAGTTGATGCAGTAGAAAGTGGTTTAGGCGAGTAAGAGGTGCAAATATGTCAAAAAAATTATTCGTTGAAAAGACATCTTCTAAAGGTATCGTTATAGGTAAGTCATATATAATAAAAAAGGCAGATTTAACACCAGAAAATTATAATGTAACTAATAAAGAAGACGAAATAAGTAAATTTGAAAAGTCTTTAAATGAAGCTAAAGAAGAAATAGCTAATTTAGCAAAAGATTCTGAAATATTTGCAGGCCATAATATGATTGTAGAAGATATCACATTATATGATTCTGTAATGAGTAAAATAAAAGATGAATGTCAAAATGTTCAAATTGCTGTTTCTAATGCAATAGAAGAAATTTCTAATATATTTAAAATGATGGATGATGAATATATGAAAGAAAGATCTGCTGATGTTAAAGATGTCGGCAGTAGAATTATGTCTAAATTAAAAGGTGTTAATATAAATCCTTTTGAAAATATAAAAGAAGAAGTCATTTTAATAGCTGAAGATTTAACACCTTCTGACACAGCTCTTATAGACCTTAATTTAGTAAAAGGTTTTATTACAGAACTTGGTGGAGTTACAAGCCACGTATCTATTATTGCAAGAAACTTAGGTTTACCGGCTTTAGTAGGTGTTAATGGTATAATGGACTCTGTTAAAGATAATGATATTATTGCTATGGATGCATCTAAAGGTAATATTATTATAAATCCAGAAGATAGTGAGCTTGAAGAATATAAAAATCTAGAAGAAGAATTTAAAAAAGCAGAAGAAATGCTTAAAAAACTTGAAAATCTTAAAGCTGTTACGACAGATGGTAGAGAAGTACAATTATGTGCTAATGTAGGTAATATATTAGACATACAAATGGCAGTTAAACATAATATAGATGGTATAGGTCTTTTTAGAAGTGAATGCGTTTATATGGAAAATACTCATTTTCCAACAGAAGATGAACAATTTGAGATTTATAAAGAGGCAGCTATTTTATGTGGAGGAAAAGAAGTTACTATACGTACTTTAGATATTGGTGGAGATAAATCTTTACCATATTATAAATTTGATTTTGAAGAAAATCCATTTTTAGGTTGGAGAGCTATACGTATTTCATTAGAACTTAAAGATGTATTTAAAGCTCAATTAAAAGCTATATTAAGAGCTAGTGCTTTTGGATATGTAAGAATAATGTATCCTATGATTATTTCAATTGAAGAAGTGATAGAAGCTAATAAAATATTAGAAGAATGTAAAGAAGAGCTTAGAAGTGCAAACATTCAATTTGATGAAAAAATAGAAGTAGGTATGATGATAGAAACACCAGCTTCAGTCATTTTAGCAGATGAATTTGCAAAATATGTAGATTTCTTTAGCATTGGTACTAATGATTTAACTCAATATATGCTTGTTGTAGACCGAGGAAATAAAAGAATATCTAATATGTATAATTCTTTCCACCCAGTTGTTTTACAAAGTATTAAAAAAGTTATTGAAGCAGGTCATAAAGAAAATATTAAAGTTGGTATGTGTGGAGAATTTGCAAGTGATGCACGTGCGGCTAAAATATTATTAGGTCTAGGGCTAGATGAATTTTCTATGTCGGCATCTGAAATAAATAATGTTAAAAAACAAATTTTAGAAACATCTTTTGAAGATGCTAAAAACTATGCAAATGAAGTTTTATCTAAAACTACAGTTGAAAGTATTATGGATTTTTTAGAGAAATAATTCAAGTAACAAATGTGGAGGTATAAGTATGTTTTCATTTTTTAAGAAAAACAAAAATAAAGATTTAAAAGCATTTTTAAGTGGTAAAGTTGTACCTATTACAGAAGTAGAAGATGAAGCATTTGCTAGTAAAAGTATGGGAGATGGTATAGGTATTATACCAACAGATAATAAAGTTGTAGCTCCGGCAGATGGTGAAATAGCTTTAGTTATGAAAGATTCTAAACATGCTTGTGCTTTAAAACTTGATAATGGTATGGAAATGATTCTTCATATAGGTATAGACACTGTAAATATGAAAGGCGATGGCTTTGAATGTTTAGTAGAAATAGGTGATAAAGTAAAAGCAGGTCAAACTCTTATTACTTTTGATCCAGAAAAAATTAAGCAAGCAGGGTATAGCACAACAAGTATGTTGGTTGTAACAGGCGAGGGTAATGCAAAAAATATAAATTTTAAAACAGGATTTGATGCAAAAGTTGGAGAAGATATTGTTGCAACTTTTGAATAGAATATTAAATATATATGTTCTTTCTCAATAGTTATAATAACCCAAAATCAATAAAATAAGTATAAAAAGGTATGATATAAAAATCATACCTTTTTTAAAATTAAGTATTTATAATAAATATTGGGATAAAACAAATAATATTTAAGATTATAGATAATAAGTAGTTAAAGATATTTTTTATTTTTCAAAAAATAACTTTTAACTAAAAAATATAAATATTTAACTGATAAACAAAAAAATTTAAGTTAATAATATGATTAACATTAGTATTTATTATATTAAATATACATTAAAAAAAAGCATCTTTTTTAATATTTTACAAAGAAAATATTAAAGGTATGATAAATTTATTTAAAAATTGGATACATTATGCTACTTCTTATATTATACTAAAATTTAACCATTATTCCAAAACTTTTTCTAATTTCTATAATGAAATAATTAATTATTTTCATTTTTCTTACACGAATAGTTTTACTGAAGGTTATAATAATAAAATTAAGATTTTAAAATGTAATGCTTATTTTAATTTTAATTATTTTATAAACTATATAGTACATATGTTTAATTAAATTTAATATAAAAATATATTATTTTTATACTATATATTTTTATATTTATTCTCATAGGATATTTGAGATAAACCACCAGTATAGCTTAGTGATAGGTAAAAATTTTTATAGAAAGGTAAAAACTTCTATGAAAAAATAAAGTCTGTCTAGCAGCCAAAAATAAAATTATAGGAGGTTTTATCATGAAATATATAAATACTTTATTATATTTAAATGAAGATGTAAATATTATGTAGTATTTACACCAAAATATAGAGGAGAAGAAATATATTGGAAGATAAAAACAAATATAGATAAAATATTAATAATGATATATCAAAATAAAATAGTTAAAATAATAAAATATTAAAGCTTGTAAATACTATATACAAATATTAGTATAAATAATACCAATATTTGAACATATTACAATTTATAAGATGTTTAAAGAGTAATAATATTTGAAATAATACAAATTTGAAGTATAAATATGTGGTGTAGAGAATATTATGGAGATAATGTAGAAATAAATCAAAATGATATAAAAGAATATATTGATACATTTATGAGTAGATGTATATATTTTTTGATTTTTATACTAATAAAAAGAAATATTAATTATTTTTTATTTGTTTAAATAGATAAAAAAATATATTTATTATAAATTACATATATTTAAAGTAAACTATTATTATGTTTTATACATATTTATTACAGTATGAGCAATAGTAAAGAAGAATTTTAAACTAATCATAAATAATTATAAAAATTTAAATGTTTAATAATTATTGTAAAGTAAAAAAGTTTTCCCCTAATATTAAATTTAATAATATTAGGGGAAATGTATTTATTTATTATATTTCCATAATAATAGGTAAAATCATAGGATTTCGTTTTGTTTTTTGCCATAAAAACTCTCTTAAAGTTTCTTTTATTAAAGTTTTAATATAAGCCCATTCAACAATTTTATTGCCTTCACAATCTAAAAGGGCATCTCTAACAACACTTTTAGCATCAGATATTAAATTTTCAGATTCTCTAACATAAACGAAACCACGAGATATAATATCTGGACCAGATAATAAACTACCATTTTCTCTATCCATAGATACAACAACTATCATAAGACCATCTTGTGAAAGGTGTTTTCTATCTCTTAAAACTATATTACCAACATCACCAACACCTAGTCCATCAACCAATACTTGACCAGATGGAACAGACCCTACTATTTTACCACTATCACGACCAACTTCTAACACTTCGCCAGTTTCTAAAACAAATACATTTTTTCTATCCATACCAAGCTCAACAGCAAGTTTAGCATGTGTTCTAAGATGTTTATATTCTCCGTGTATTGGCATAAAATATTTAGGTTTAATAAGTGCGTGTAAAACTTTTATTTCTTCTTGTCTAGCGTGACCAGAAACGTGTACATCTTTTAAACCTTCGTATATAACATCAGCACCTTTTTTAAGTAGCTCATTTATAACGCGATAAACATTTTTTTCATTGCCAGGGATAGGGGAGGCACTAATAATAACTTTATCTCGTGGTTTTATTTCTACTTGTTTATGGTCGTTTTGAGATATTCTTGAAAGGGCAGACATTGTTTCACCTTGGCTACCAGTCATAATTATAACAAGTTTATCATCTGTATAATTTTTTATACTACTAGCATCTATAAATATTTTTTTAGGAGCATCTAAATAACCAAGGTCACAAGCTGTTTTTACAACATTGTTCATACTACGGCCAATGATAGCAACTTTTCGTTTATATTTAATAGCACAGTTTATAACTTGTTGTATACGGTGTATGTTGGAAGAAAATGTTGCAACCATAATTCTTTGGTCTAAAGATTCGGCAAATATTTCTTCAAATATAACACCAACACTACGTTCACTCATTGTAAAGCCCTTTAGCTCAACGTTTGTACTTTCACACATAAAAAGTAAAACACCTTTTTTTCCAATTTGAGCAAAGCGTTGAAGGTCTATAGATTCACCTTGTATAGGTGTGTAATCTATCTTAAAATCTCCAGAATGCACAACAACACCAGCAGGCGTTGTAATAGCTAATGCACAAGAATCGGCGATACTATGAGTTGTACTAATAAATTCTACTTTAAAGCTATTGCCAAGCTTAATAGTATCTCCAGCAGATACACATACTCTATTTACTTTTTTTAATATATTATGTTCTTTTAATTTATTTTCTACTAATCCTATTGTAAGTTTAGTACCATATATAGGTACATTAAGTTCTTTTAAAAAATAAGGTAATGCCCCTATGTGGTCTTCGTGTCCGTGGGTTAAAACAACACCTTTTACTTTTTCTCTATTTTTTATAAGGTAAGAAAAATCAGGTATAACAAGGTCTATACCAAGCATATCATCTTCTGGGAAAGATACGCCACAATCTACAACAATTATTTCATCATTAATTTCAAAAGCTGTTATATTTTTACCTATCTCTTGAAGACCACCAAGAGGGATAACTTTTAATTTTGCATTTCTTACAGCCAAATTTACACCTCCATTATTTATATAAGTTTTGTAAGTAAGTTCTAAAATATATAATTTTATTAAAATTCCATTTCATAATCAGTTTCATTTTCTTGAAGAAGAATTAAAACTCTATTATATTCATTATTATC containing:
- a CDS encoding HPr family phosphocarrier protein, producing the protein MVEKTITIKNKVGLHMRPAGEFAKLATKCTSDVKIVHNGKDINAKSVLNIMAAAIKFGDSITIKCDGANEAEDLKLLVDAVESGLGE
- a CDS encoding ribonuclease J; translation: MAVRNAKLKVIPLGGLQEIGKNITAFEINDEIIVVDCGVSFPEDDMLGIDLVIPDFSYLIKNREKVKGVVLTHGHEDHIGALPYFLKELNVPIYGTKLTIGLVENKLKEHNILKKVNRVCVSAGDTIKLGNSFKVEFISTTHSIADSCALAITTPAGVVVHSGDFKIDYTPIQGESIDLQRFAQIGKKGVLLFMCESTNVELKGFTMSERSVGVIFEEIFAESLDQRIMVATFSSNIHRIQQVINCAIKYKRKVAIIGRSMNNVVKTACDLGYLDAPKKIFIDASSIKNYTDDKLVIIMTGSQGETMSALSRISQNDHKQVEIKPRDKVIISASPIPGNEKNVYRVINELLKKGADVIYEGLKDVHVSGHARQEEIKVLHALIKPKYFMPIHGEYKHLRTHAKLAVELGMDRKNVFVLETGEVLEVGRDSGKIVGSVPSGQVLVDGLGVGDVGNIVLRDRKHLSQDGLMIVVVSMDRENGSLLSGPDIISRGFVYVRESENLISDAKSVVRDALLDCEGNKIVEWAYIKTLIKETLREFLWQKTKRNPMILPIIMEI
- a CDS encoding transposase, whose product is MINLFKNWIHYATSYIILKFNHYSKTFSNFYNEIINYFHFSYTNSFTEGYNNKIKILKCNAYFNFNYFINYIVHMFN
- the ptsP gene encoding phosphoenolpyruvate--protein phosphotransferase, whose translation is MSKKLFVEKTSSKGIVIGKSYIIKKADLTPENYNVTNKEDEISKFEKSLNEAKEEIANLAKDSEIFAGHNMIVEDITLYDSVMSKIKDECQNVQIAVSNAIEEISNIFKMMDDEYMKERSADVKDVGSRIMSKLKGVNINPFENIKEEVILIAEDLTPSDTALIDLNLVKGFITELGGVTSHVSIIARNLGLPALVGVNGIMDSVKDNDIIAMDASKGNIIINPEDSELEEYKNLEEEFKKAEEMLKKLENLKAVTTDGREVQLCANVGNILDIQMAVKHNIDGIGLFRSECVYMENTHFPTEDEQFEIYKEAAILCGGKEVTIRTLDIGGDKSLPYYKFDFEENPFLGWRAIRISLELKDVFKAQLKAILRASAFGYVRIMYPMIISIEEVIEANKILEECKEELRSANIQFDEKIEVGMMIETPASVILADEFAKYVDFFSIGTNDLTQYMLVVDRGNKRISNMYNSFHPVVLQSIKKVIEAGHKENIKVGMCGEFASDARAAKILLGLGLDEFSMSASEINNVKKQILETSFEDAKNYANEVLSKTTVESIMDFLEK
- a CDS encoding PTS sugar transporter subunit IIA, giving the protein MFSFFKKNKNKDLKAFLSGKVVPITEVEDEAFASKSMGDGIGIIPTDNKVVAPADGEIALVMKDSKHACALKLDNGMEMILHIGIDTVNMKGDGFECLVEIGDKVKAGQTLITFDPEKIKQAGYSTTSMLVVTGEGNAKNINFKTGFDAKVGEDIVATFE